A region of Polynucleobacter sp. JS-Mosq-20-D10 DNA encodes the following proteins:
- a CDS encoding response regulator — MHRFILKKVFILGCIYIGLAHAGPFSASEQLWIDAHPVVRFSIHEKYASYLNPSSEQQGAAPFMALLSKMEECTRQQYVPVWRKTDQEGLRQLSKGEVDFIIDPPNINDHVLKFGSLSDAIFWGHDAVLTKVSNKLDSPNTKISFFDRGLENSPSSINSHSESTQAQSPTRLIQSLVKNDIEALVMPIRLAQLLIRETQNSDLKIDGLYSRDPFGYRWLISDQDAPLHDVLRHFLRDLDPIASRQLFALGDESKPRSPILPWLSAIFVFIVGGAMFYQLQRKYFHQKRAALELLHSKELAEKANAAKSAFLATMSHEIRTPMNAILGVQELLLGSAQFPKKDKPLLKSAQASAESLLGMLNQVLDISKIEAGKLTLNLEPCNPHQLIMDIHAAFSTVAQKQNLLLHTMIDPRIAEVLMIDSLRLRQVLQNLLSNAIKFTAEGEVYFSISVLADDHAGQLLEFRVIDTGVGMEVDQIKLALQAFEQLPATQESYLSEQKRGTGLGLTITNHLVNSMNSHLYFESAPGFGSNVHFSVAFPRTSVAAAQASGFDSLGPSSKNFISKRSDRKNSHIHALVVEDHPASRQILSLQLEALGISTCVCENAAAALELMKEHHFDLMLTDQSMPGMQGSELAKQIRSLGNRDLIIIGVTADIYALDSRHQFLSSGMNGVLIKPLSLGALENELMRYFDSSQNSISTSEPYSFDAFSNLIKNDSQQITVILEEIEKVHLDTLNQLQSDGNQILMDEVLFQSLIHKVKGGAQLLQATEFTHACESLEVDGALTERIERFITLLEEQNQTIKTYKKKYR; from the coding sequence ATGCATCGATTCATATTGAAAAAAGTATTCATACTCGGCTGCATCTATATAGGTTTGGCGCATGCCGGACCCTTTAGTGCTTCAGAGCAATTATGGATCGATGCCCATCCAGTGGTGCGATTTAGTATTCACGAAAAATATGCGTCCTATCTCAACCCATCCAGTGAACAACAGGGCGCAGCGCCCTTTATGGCACTTCTGTCAAAAATGGAAGAGTGCACACGACAGCAATATGTGCCGGTATGGAGAAAAACGGATCAAGAGGGTTTAAGGCAACTCAGTAAAGGCGAAGTCGATTTCATCATCGACCCACCAAATATTAATGACCACGTATTGAAATTTGGCTCTCTATCTGACGCTATCTTCTGGGGGCATGATGCTGTCCTTACCAAGGTGTCAAATAAGCTGGATTCGCCCAATACCAAGATAAGCTTCTTTGATCGAGGTCTTGAAAATTCGCCCTCTAGCATTAATAGCCACAGTGAAAGCACGCAAGCGCAATCTCCTACTCGCTTAATTCAATCCCTCGTTAAAAATGATATCGAGGCACTAGTCATGCCCATTCGTCTAGCGCAGCTACTGATTCGCGAAACCCAAAATTCAGATCTAAAAATAGATGGTTTATACAGTCGTGATCCTTTTGGCTATCGCTGGCTAATCTCAGACCAAGACGCCCCTCTACACGATGTACTGAGGCACTTTCTGAGGGACTTAGATCCCATTGCATCACGCCAACTGTTTGCGTTAGGGGATGAGTCCAAACCAAGATCACCCATACTGCCGTGGCTGAGCGCTATCTTTGTCTTTATTGTGGGTGGGGCAATGTTTTATCAGCTCCAAAGAAAGTATTTTCATCAGAAGCGAGCTGCCCTAGAATTACTGCACTCAAAAGAGTTGGCTGAAAAAGCAAATGCTGCTAAGTCTGCCTTTCTAGCAACTATGAGCCATGAAATTCGTACGCCGATGAATGCTATTTTGGGCGTTCAAGAACTACTGCTTGGTAGCGCACAATTTCCCAAGAAAGATAAACCTCTATTAAAGAGTGCGCAAGCTTCTGCCGAGTCTCTTTTGGGTATGCTCAATCAAGTGTTAGATATTTCTAAGATTGAGGCTGGCAAACTCACTCTCAACCTAGAGCCTTGCAATCCACATCAATTGATTATGGATATTCATGCGGCATTTTCTACGGTAGCTCAGAAACAGAATCTGCTACTACACACCATGATTGATCCCAGAATCGCTGAAGTACTCATGATTGATTCTTTACGTCTGCGACAAGTTCTGCAGAATTTACTTAGCAATGCGATTAAGTTCACCGCTGAAGGTGAGGTGTACTTTTCTATTAGCGTCCTCGCCGATGATCATGCGGGCCAATTGCTCGAGTTCAGGGTGATTGATACTGGAGTAGGAATGGAGGTCGATCAAATCAAATTGGCTCTGCAAGCTTTCGAGCAATTGCCAGCCACGCAAGAGTCTTACCTATCAGAGCAAAAGAGAGGGACGGGCCTTGGGCTTACCATCACCAATCATTTGGTGAATTCCATGAACAGCCATCTTTATTTTGAGAGTGCCCCAGGCTTTGGAAGCAATGTCCACTTTTCGGTGGCCTTTCCTAGAACCAGTGTTGCTGCGGCGCAGGCTTCAGGCTTTGATTCACTCGGACCATCGTCCAAGAACTTCATATCGAAAAGGTCGGATCGAAAAAACTCTCACATTCATGCTTTAGTAGTTGAAGACCATCCAGCTAGTCGACAAATTTTGTCCTTGCAATTAGAAGCGCTTGGTATCAGTACTTGCGTTTGTGAGAATGCAGCTGCGGCGCTAGAGTTAATGAAGGAGCATCATTTTGATCTGATGCTAACAGATCAATCGATGCCCGGAATGCAAGGCTCTGAGCTAGCCAAACAAATCCGATCTCTCGGTAATCGTGACTTAATCATTATTGGCGTCACTGCAGATATTTATGCACTAGACTCTCGTCATCAATTTTTATCATCTGGCATGAATGGCGTACTCATCAAGCCTTTAAGTTTGGGCGCGCTTGAGAATGAACTCATGCGCTATTTTGATTCCAGCCAAAACTCGATCTCAACTAGTGAGCCCTATTCGTTTGATGCATTCTCCAATCTTATCAAAAATGATTCCCAACAAATCACGGTGATCTTGGAGGAAATTGAGAAGGTTCACCTAGACACTCTGAATCAATTGCAATCAGACGGCAATCAAATCCTAATGGATGAAGTCCTTTTTCAAAGTCTAATTCATAAAGTTAAAGGTGGGGCACAACTGCTGCAAGCTACTGAATTTACTCATGCCTGCGAATCACTTGAAGTTGATGGAGCACTTACAGAGCGCATTGAGAGATTCATCACCCTTCTCGAAGAACAAAATCAAACTATCAAGACTTATAAGAAAAAATATCGATAG
- a CDS encoding 5-(carboxyamino)imidazole ribonucleotide synthase, protein MVDRLEPILPGSYLGILGGGQLGRMFTQAAQAMGYKVCVLDPGFDSPAGSIAEKFIQADYTDSVALKEMAALCKSVSTEFENVPAQALDELESLGVFVAPRSSCVSLAQNRVAEKKFLATWKAETNIGPAPYFVIEHDVDVEHVPVDLFPGILKTARMGYDGKGQITVYDSANLVTAWAELGKVPCVLEKRMDLDFEVSALVVRGYDDAVVAYPVSQNIHRDGILHTSTVPAPSLKPAQEKKIIEAAKALIRKIDYVGVLCVEFFVLKSGDIIANEIAPRPHNSGHYTMDACVSSQFEQQVRSMARLPLGDTRLLAPVSMLNLLGDLWYEGSEDKAREPAWDKVLSHPDAKLHLYGKSDPRMGRKMGHINCLGESLNQARQNCAAVAVELGIEP, encoded by the coding sequence ATGGTTGATCGTTTGGAGCCCATCTTGCCGGGCTCGTATTTAGGAATACTGGGTGGTGGTCAATTAGGGCGGATGTTTACACAAGCCGCTCAAGCAATGGGCTACAAGGTCTGCGTTCTAGATCCCGGATTCGATAGTCCGGCTGGCTCCATTGCAGAAAAATTCATTCAAGCTGATTACACAGACTCTGTCGCCCTAAAAGAAATGGCAGCATTATGCAAATCCGTAAGTACGGAATTTGAGAATGTTCCTGCACAAGCTTTAGACGAACTCGAATCTTTAGGCGTCTTTGTGGCGCCCCGCAGTAGTTGCGTATCTTTGGCACAAAACCGCGTTGCTGAGAAAAAATTCTTGGCCACCTGGAAGGCGGAAACCAATATTGGTCCTGCGCCTTACTTTGTAATTGAGCATGATGTAGATGTTGAGCACGTGCCTGTAGATCTATTCCCTGGCATTCTGAAGACCGCTCGCATGGGTTACGACGGCAAAGGCCAAATTACTGTTTATGACTCTGCCAATCTAGTTACTGCTTGGGCTGAATTGGGTAAGGTGCCTTGTGTTCTTGAAAAGCGCATGGATTTAGATTTTGAAGTATCTGCTTTGGTAGTGCGCGGGTACGATGATGCGGTGGTGGCATACCCTGTTTCTCAGAATATTCATCGTGACGGTATCCTGCATACCTCAACTGTGCCAGCCCCATCACTTAAGCCTGCTCAAGAGAAAAAAATTATTGAAGCTGCTAAAGCTCTGATTCGTAAGATTGATTACGTGGGTGTGTTGTGTGTGGAGTTCTTTGTACTGAAGAGTGGCGACATCATTGCTAATGAAATCGCTCCACGTCCGCATAACTCAGGCCACTACACTATGGATGCCTGTGTTAGCAGTCAGTTTGAACAGCAGGTCAGAAGTATGGCGCGCTTACCTTTGGGCGACACCCGCTTGCTAGCGCCAGTCTCTATGCTCAATCTCTTGGGAGATCTCTGGTACGAAGGCAGCGAAGATAAGGCACGAGAGCCTGCTTGGGATAAGGTGCTTTCTCATCCGGATGCCAAGTTACATCTATACGGTAAATCTGACCCACGCATGGGTCGTAAGATGGGCCATATCAATTGTTTAGGTGAGTCACTTAATCAAGCTCGCCAAAATTGCGCAGCTGTCGCAGTTGAATTAGGGATCGAGCCCTAG
- a CDS encoding L-threonylcarbamoyladenylate synthase: MSGDSSALHSSAVINEAVQTLRAGGLVAFPTETVYGLGADAKNPKAIKQIFTAKGRPSNHPLIVHLAPPDKFDQTQVDWVSVLAPWVRDLSEDALKLINAFWPGPLTLVFKKDKSVLNELTGGQDTVAIRVPAHPIAQELLRKFKGGVVAPSANRFGKVSPTSAADVRSEFEGILDLMILDGGDCEVGIESTIIDLSSGNHPVLLRPGLITPREILLKTGIKVYLPSELKLAKQDDGLPRVSGSLRAHYAPKTPLRMYAPGRVLDALSEFPDIKSRVAVAVWDSDSSLGEDGHPSAHFEELIVPSDSVAFASRLYRSLRDLDQQDWDLILFPEPPPGEEWDGVRDRLQRACFGSGPSFSSHANN, from the coding sequence ATGTCCGGTGACAGTAGCGCACTGCATTCATCTGCAGTCATTAACGAAGCAGTACAAACTTTGCGTGCTGGTGGCTTAGTCGCCTTTCCGACTGAGACGGTTTATGGCTTGGGGGCAGATGCAAAAAACCCTAAGGCAATCAAACAAATTTTTACAGCCAAGGGTAGACCTTCTAATCACCCCCTCATTGTTCACTTAGCACCCCCTGACAAGTTCGATCAGACTCAAGTAGACTGGGTATCAGTGCTAGCGCCGTGGGTAAGGGATTTATCGGAGGATGCGTTAAAGCTGATTAATGCTTTTTGGCCGGGTCCACTGACCCTAGTCTTTAAAAAAGATAAAAGCGTTTTAAATGAACTTACGGGTGGTCAGGATACGGTAGCAATTCGGGTGCCGGCTCACCCGATTGCACAAGAGTTACTCCGTAAATTTAAGGGCGGGGTGGTTGCGCCTTCAGCGAACCGTTTTGGGAAAGTCTCTCCAACCAGTGCTGCTGATGTCCGTAGTGAGTTTGAAGGCATTTTGGATCTCATGATTTTGGATGGTGGTGATTGCGAAGTCGGCATTGAATCAACCATCATTGATTTATCTTCAGGCAATCATCCAGTCTTATTGCGCCCCGGCCTCATCACTCCCAGAGAAATTCTTCTCAAGACGGGCATCAAAGTCTATTTACCTAGTGAGCTCAAGCTAGCTAAGCAAGATGATGGCCTACCAAGAGTTTCTGGCAGTCTGCGTGCCCATTACGCCCCTAAAACTCCATTAAGAATGTATGCGCCAGGTAGAGTCTTAGATGCTCTGAGTGAGTTTCCGGATATCAAGTCGCGGGTAGCGGTTGCGGTTTGGGATTCAGATTCTTCATTAGGTGAAGATGGGCATCCATCGGCGCATTTTGAAGAGCTTATTGTGCCCAGTGATAGCGTTGCATTTGCAAGCCGTCTGTACCGATCCCTGCGAGATTTAGATCAACAGGATTGGGATTTGATTTTGTTTCCTGAGCCCCCACCAGGCGAGGAGTGGGATGGGGTTCGGGATCGACTTCAGCGTGCCTGTTTTGGGTCTGGCCCATCATTTAGTAGCCACGCCAATAATTGA
- the dacB gene encoding D-alanyl-D-alanine carboxypeptidase/D-alanyl-D-alanine-endopeptidase — MRTKSSLPSLINLLAFLWASLVTCQAHSVNIVAQGAPLQFIPKAVATSLEKSQIPKDAISISVVEIEPGQPGKITAKTKVDWRSKQAMNPASTMKLLTTLTGLDVLGPQYRWRTNVYTDGFIRQGTLKGNLYLQGTGDPKLVPEEMAKMMNTLQNLGIQKIDGNLFFDRSAYAPNVMEHSTIDGESLRAYNVPPDPLLYAFRTLSFQLGKSRTADFIDISYTPPLSQLKVINQMQLVDQSCDNWKSNIRFNLDPEGDGASTNQLLTAQFSGSFPKGCKGVNYNVVALDANTFFTQGFAAAWELAGGTWTQAPTGQSGTVPLAARLLLQFEGIPLADDVQDINKLSNNVMARQLMLTLALEKMGKPATTKNGELVIQSWLKGLGLQFPELVIENGSGLSRNEAISAEHMTQLLVSARNLSVTDTFYNSLPIAGTDGTMKNRLMAHLRKFLHLKKKPEARIKTGALVDVRAISGYVMSKSGRMYAVTSFINHPNALKGLEAHDQLLAWLLNDGPDPKQAR, encoded by the coding sequence ATGCGTACCAAATCATCTTTGCCCTCCCTCATCAATCTGTTAGCCTTTCTATGGGCTAGCCTAGTTACTTGTCAAGCTCACTCCGTTAACATAGTTGCTCAAGGTGCCCCCCTTCAATTCATCCCCAAGGCCGTAGCTACTAGCCTTGAAAAGAGCCAGATCCCAAAAGATGCAATCAGCATTTCAGTAGTGGAAATAGAGCCAGGACAGCCAGGGAAAATAACAGCAAAAACAAAGGTGGACTGGCGTTCTAAGCAGGCAATGAATCCTGCATCAACCATGAAACTACTCACCACGCTAACTGGTCTAGATGTACTCGGACCGCAATATCGTTGGCGTACAAATGTCTATACCGATGGGTTTATTCGTCAGGGCACTCTCAAAGGAAATCTGTATTTGCAAGGCACCGGTGATCCGAAGCTAGTCCCTGAAGAAATGGCCAAAATGATGAATACCTTGCAAAATTTAGGGATTCAAAAAATTGATGGTAATTTATTTTTTGATAGAAGTGCCTATGCCCCTAATGTCATGGAGCACAGCACGATCGATGGGGAATCCTTGCGCGCCTACAACGTGCCGCCAGATCCTCTGCTATATGCCTTTAGAACTCTCTCATTTCAATTGGGCAAGTCGCGTACTGCAGACTTTATTGACATAAGCTACACACCTCCATTGTCCCAACTTAAAGTGATCAATCAAATGCAATTGGTCGATCAATCCTGCGATAACTGGAAAAGTAATATTCGCTTTAACTTAGATCCGGAGGGTGATGGAGCAAGCACTAACCAACTTCTGACTGCCCAATTTTCTGGTAGCTTTCCAAAAGGCTGCAAGGGAGTGAACTATAACGTCGTTGCTTTGGATGCGAATACCTTTTTCACGCAAGGCTTCGCCGCAGCTTGGGAGTTAGCTGGTGGGACTTGGACTCAAGCACCCACCGGACAGTCTGGCACCGTCCCTCTAGCAGCCCGATTACTACTTCAGTTTGAGGGCATCCCTCTGGCTGATGACGTGCAGGACATTAATAAGCTTTCTAATAATGTCATGGCTAGACAATTGATGCTGACATTAGCCTTAGAGAAGATGGGTAAGCCTGCAACTACTAAAAATGGTGAGCTCGTAATTCAGAGTTGGCTAAAGGGTTTAGGACTTCAGTTTCCAGAACTCGTCATTGAGAATGGCTCTGGCCTATCCCGTAATGAAGCGATCTCTGCTGAACATATGACGCAATTATTAGTTTCGGCTCGTAACTTATCCGTTACAGATACGTTTTATAACAGCCTTCCGATTGCAGGAACAGATGGCACGATGAAAAATCGCCTCATGGCACATTTACGGAAATTTTTACATTTGAAGAAAAAGCCTGAGGCTCGAATCAAAACAGGGGCGCTTGTAGATGTCAGGGCAATATCAGGCTATGTAATGAGTAAGTCTGGAAGAATGTATGCGGTGACCTCCTTCATAAACCATCCCAATGCTTTGAAAGGCTTAGAGGCGCATGATCAATTATTGGCGTGGCTACTAAATGATGGGCCAGACCCAAAACAGGCACGCTGA
- a CDS encoding phosphoribosylaminoimidazolesuccinocarboxamide synthase: protein MPALYATSIKSLPLLSKGKVRDVYALGDDKLLMVTTDRLSAFDVVMGQPIPEKGVVLNQMANFWFEKLSKVIPNHLTGIDPESVVSTDELDQVKGRAVVAKRLKPILVEAVVRGYLAGSGWKDYKETGKVCGIALPDGLENAQKLPEPIFTPAAKAEMGEHDENISFDKVIEMIGEKLANQIREVSIRLYKEASDYAVTRGIIIADTKFEFGLDDAGQLVLMDEILTADSSRFWPAETYYVGANPPSYDKQFVRDWLETAMVDGKPWPKTAPAPALPKDVINKTAEKYREALTRLTKA from the coding sequence ATGCCCGCTTTGTACGCCACTTCTATTAAGTCACTACCTTTACTCTCTAAAGGAAAAGTGCGTGATGTATACGCACTGGGTGATGACAAGCTGCTGATGGTCACCACAGATCGCCTGTCTGCCTTTGACGTAGTGATGGGTCAACCGATTCCCGAGAAGGGGGTTGTGCTCAATCAAATGGCTAATTTTTGGTTTGAGAAGTTGTCCAAGGTGATTCCGAATCACTTGACGGGTATTGATCCTGAAAGCGTAGTGTCTACCGATGAGCTTGATCAGGTTAAAGGCCGTGCTGTAGTGGCTAAACGTCTCAAGCCAATTTTGGTCGAAGCGGTAGTGCGAGGTTACCTGGCTGGTAGTGGTTGGAAGGATTACAAAGAAACTGGCAAGGTCTGTGGTATTGCATTACCAGATGGCCTTGAAAATGCGCAGAAGTTACCAGAGCCTATTTTTACTCCTGCTGCAAAAGCAGAAATGGGTGAGCATGATGAAAATATCTCTTTTGATAAAGTGATCGAGATGATTGGTGAGAAGTTAGCTAATCAAATTCGTGAGGTCAGTATTCGTTTGTACAAAGAAGCTTCTGACTACGCTGTGACTCGCGGCATCATCATTGCTGATACCAAGTTTGAATTTGGCTTAGATGACGCTGGTCAGTTGGTATTAATGGATGAAATCCTCACTGCTGATTCTTCTCGCTTTTGGCCCGCAGAAACCTACTATGTGGGCGCAAACCCTCCTTCCTATGACAAGCAATTTGTGCGGGACTGGCTCGAAACAGCGATGGTTGATGGCAAGCCTTGGCCAAAAACAGCCCCAGCGCCTGCTTTGCCGAAAGATGTGATTAATAAAACAGCGGAAAAGTACCGTGAAGCTCTTACTCGCTTAACTAAGGCTTAA
- the purE gene encoding 5-(carboxyamino)imidazole ribonucleotide mutase, giving the protein MSKKPVVGIVMGSNSDWDTMQHAAQMLEQFGIAHEAKVLSAHRMPDDMFSYAENASKNGLKAIIAGAGGAAHLPGMLASKTMIPIYGVPVASKYLRGEDSLYSIVQMPKGIPVATFAIGEAGAANAALHVIANLAVNDSALAKQLEEFRAKQSDTARSMNLPGY; this is encoded by the coding sequence ATGAGCAAAAAGCCAGTAGTCGGAATAGTAATGGGATCCAATTCAGATTGGGACACCATGCAGCACGCCGCTCAAATGCTAGAACAATTCGGCATCGCTCACGAGGCTAAAGTGCTTTCCGCTCATCGCATGCCAGACGATATGTTTTCCTATGCAGAAAATGCATCTAAAAATGGCCTCAAGGCGATTATTGCTGGTGCTGGTGGTGCCGCGCATTTGCCAGGCATGTTGGCATCAAAAACAATGATTCCGATTTATGGCGTTCCAGTCGCTAGCAAATACTTACGTGGCGAAGATTCTCTCTATTCCATCGTACAAATGCCTAAAGGTATTCCAGTAGCGACGTTTGCAATTGGTGAGGCTGGGGCTGCAAATGCAGCCTTGCATGTCATTGCCAATTTGGCAGTCAATGACTCTGCTTTAGCAAAACAGCTGGAGGAGTTTCGTGCAAAGCAGTCCGATACTGCACGCTCCATGAATTTGCCGGGATATTAA
- the fba gene encoding class II fructose-bisphosphate aldolase (catalyzes the reversible aldol condensation of dihydroxyacetonephosphate and glyceraldehyde 3-phosphate in the Calvin cycle, glycolysis, and/or gluconeogenesis) produces MALVSLRQLLDHAAENGYGLPAFNVNNLEQVTAIMEAAHEADSPVIMQASAGARKYAGESFLRHLISAAVEAYPHIPVVMHQDHGQSPAVCMAAIKSGFTSVMMDGSLEADGKTVASYEYNVDISREVVKFSHSIGVTVEAELGVLGSLETMQGDKEDGHGADGKMTREQLLTDVEQAADFVKATQCDALAIAIGTSHGAYKFTKKPTGDILAIERIKEIHTRIPNTHLVMHGSSSVPQELLAEIREFGGDMKETYGVPVEEIQEGIKNGVRKINIDTDIRLAMTGAIRRYLFENPSKFDPRDYLKPAREAAKKVCIARFNAFGCSGQASKIKPIPLEKMAELYKSGKLAQIVK; encoded by the coding sequence ATGGCTTTAGTATCTTTACGACAACTCTTGGATCACGCTGCTGAAAACGGCTACGGTTTGCCAGCGTTTAACGTCAATAATTTAGAGCAGGTAACGGCGATCATGGAGGCTGCTCATGAGGCAGATTCTCCAGTCATCATGCAAGCTTCTGCTGGCGCTCGTAAATATGCTGGCGAATCATTCTTGCGTCATTTGATCTCAGCTGCAGTTGAGGCTTACCCCCATATTCCAGTTGTAATGCATCAAGATCATGGCCAAAGTCCAGCAGTATGTATGGCTGCTATCAAGAGTGGCTTTACTAGCGTAATGATGGATGGCTCTTTAGAGGCTGATGGCAAGACTGTTGCCAGCTACGAATACAACGTTGATATATCAAGAGAAGTGGTGAAGTTCTCCCACTCTATTGGGGTTACTGTTGAAGCGGAATTGGGTGTACTTGGTTCGCTAGAGACTATGCAAGGCGATAAAGAAGATGGTCATGGCGCTGACGGTAAGATGACGCGTGAGCAACTATTAACTGACGTTGAGCAGGCGGCTGACTTTGTAAAGGCTACCCAGTGCGATGCCCTGGCGATCGCTATTGGCACAAGTCATGGCGCCTATAAATTTACTAAGAAGCCGACCGGCGACATCTTGGCAATCGAGCGCATTAAAGAAATTCATACACGTATTCCAAATACGCACCTAGTCATGCATGGTTCATCCAGTGTCCCACAAGAGTTGCTCGCTGAGATTCGTGAGTTTGGTGGTGACATGAAGGAAACTTATGGTGTGCCTGTTGAAGAAATTCAGGAGGGTATTAAGAATGGTGTTCGTAAAATCAATATCGATACCGATATTCGTTTGGCGATGACCGGCGCTATTCGCCGTTATCTGTTCGAGAATCCCAGCAAGTTTGATCCACGTGATTACCTCAAGCCAGCACGTGAAGCGGCTAAGAAGGTTTGTATTGCGCGCTTCAATGCTTTTGGTTGTTCAGGTCAAGCATCCAAAATTAAACCAATCCCTCTAGAAAAAATGGCTGAGCTATACAAGAGTGGCAAATTAGCCCAGATCGTAAAGTGA